From bacterium, the proteins below share one genomic window:
- a CDS encoding response regulator transcription factor, translated as MGKILVIEDDPVILEGIVDNLEQEGYSVITAMDGKTGLNMALDSSLDCIILDVMLPKMNGLEICRELRERNVKRPILMLTVRSDEVDKVLGLEIGADDYLTKPFSIHELIARIHALLRRVKRQQTVRSLDTYSFGDVHIDFRKYRVKRGSRIYRLKARECEVLKYIIERKEEVVNRSDILRDVWNYKFALSSRSIDNYIVRLRKMIEKDPARPIHILNVRGVGYKFID; from the coding sequence ATGGGAAAAATTTTAGTGATTGAAGATGATCCTGTAATTCTTGAAGGTATAGTAGATAACCTGGAACAGGAAGGATATTCTGTTATTACAGCAATGGATGGCAAAACAGGTCTAAATATGGCATTAGACTCATCACTTGATTGTATTATTCTTGATGTCATGTTACCCAAGATGAATGGCCTTGAAATTTGCAGAGAATTGAGAGAACGCAATGTTAAAAGGCCCATACTTATGTTAACTGTAAGATCTGATGAGGTTGATAAGGTGCTTGGATTAGAAATTGGAGCTGATGATTATTTAACAAAACCTTTTAGTATTCACGAACTCATAGCGCGTATTCACGCGTTACTTAGAAGAGTAAAACGACAGCAAACTGTGCGTTCTCTGGATACATATTCATTTGGAGACGTCCATATCGATTTTAGGAAATATAGAGTCAAAAGAGGCTCACGGATATATCGTTTAAAAGCGAGAGAATGTGAGGTTTTGAAGTATATAATTGAACGAAAAGAAGAGGTTGTAAATCGCAGTGATATTCTGAGAGATGTTTGGAATTATAAATTTGCGCTTTCAAGCCGTAGTATCGATAATTATATTGTTCGTCTGCGAAAAATGATTGAGAAAGACCCTGCTAGACCAATACATATCTTAAATGTTAGAGGGGTCGGCTATAAGTTTATAGATTAG